The following are encoded in a window of Haliotis asinina isolate JCU_RB_2024 chromosome 14, JCU_Hal_asi_v2, whole genome shotgun sequence genomic DNA:
- the LOC137261634 gene encoding fibrinogen-like protein 1, producing the protein MRLMSSLLFLGVMAVTTLAQENQCTTNRFRSLPPAMQNEHMCMILERIQFDTTQDRVQRDVQINNLVSMVSRLEGKLSRDLSRISNTVNPKVTRVRGFPALSDIPVARDCNELKMSGVNISGIYPLKLPNNFVVNAFCDMDTTTGGWTVIQRRVDGSVNFTRKWDDYAFGFGNVNTEFWLGLDNIYHMTRSMNYTLRVEIWDWNNDHTYALYDYFSVGPEDEFFPLHVSGYEGTAGDSLKYHDKMPFSTPDKDNDQWWTSCANKDRSGWWFKACHYSSLNGVYYKRGKNNITPDGVINGIIWYHLKNDRSYSLKRVEMKIKPRVAIMEDTAKKEAEDARSKKNKRKRKKNRQPFNPFEGLDDGSSGAVG; encoded by the exons ATGCGGCTCATGTCGTCGCTGCTGTTCCTGGGAGTGATGGCAGTGACAACACTGGCCCAGGAGAACCAATGCACGACAAACAGATTTCGGAGCCTGCCACCAGCCATGCAGAACGAGCACATGTGTATGATTCTGGAACGGATCCAGTTTGACACCACGCAGGACCGGGTACAGAGGGACGTGCAGATTAACAACCTAGTCAG CATGGTGTCTCGTCTAGAGGGCAAGTTGTCACGTGACCTGAGCCGAATTTCCAACACTGTCAATCCCAAGGTCACTCGAGTTAGAGGTTTCCCAGCTCTGAGTGACATTCCCGTAGCCAGAG aCTGTAATGAACTCAAGATGAGTGGTGTCAACATCAGTGGCATCTATCCtctcaagctgccaaacaacTTCGTCGTCAACGCCTTCTGCGATATGGATACTACAACCGGTGGGTGGACAGTGATACAGCGACGTGTAGATGGATCGGTCAACTTCACTCGCAAGTGGGATGACTACGCTTTCGGATTTGGCAACGTGAACACCGAGTTCTGGCTGGGTCTTGACAACATCTACCACATGACGCGCAGCATGAACTACACCCTCAGGGTGGAGATCTGGGACTGGAACAATGACCACACCTACGCCCTTTATGACTACTTCAGTGTTGGTCCAGAGGATGAGTTCTTtcccttgcatgtgtctggatACGAAGGCACTGCAGGAGACTCTCTCAAGTACCACGACAAAATGCCATTCAGCACACCAGACAAGGACAATGACCAATGGTGGACAAGTTGTGCCAACAAAGATCGGTCGGGGTGGTGGTTCAAGGCTTGTCATTACTCGTCCTTGAATGGTGTGTACTATAAGAGAGGCAAGAACAACATCACACCTGACGGGGTTATCAACGGAATCATATG GTACCATCTGAAGAATGACAGATCTTACTCATTGAAGAGAGTGGAAATGAAGATCAAACCACGTGTGGCCATTATGGAAGACACAGCCAAAAAGGAAGCAGAGGATGCAAGGTCAAAGAAGAACAAGAGGAAGAGAAAGAAGAACCGTCAGCCATTTAACCCATTTGAAGGACTGGACGATGGTTCGTCTGGGGCAGTGGGCTGA
- the LOC137260858 gene encoding uncharacterized protein, whose product MGSHCAIDLSSTTESDATIDLCSTTEPDPTLDLSYTTDLSYTKEPDPTIDLSPTTEPDPTLDLSYTKEPDPTIDLSSTTEPDPTLDLSYTTDLSYTKEPDPTIDLSPTTEPDPTLDLSYTKEPDPTIDLSSTTEPEPTLDLSYTTDLSSTKEPDPTLDLSSTTEPDPTIDLSSTKEPGLIFSKCL is encoded by the coding sequence ATGGGGTCACATTGTGCCATAGATCTAAGTTCCACCACAGAGTCAGATGCAACCATAGATCTATGTTCCACCACAGAGCCAGATCCAACCTTAGACCTAAGTTACACCACAGACCTAAGTTACACCAAAGAGCCAGATCCAACCATAGATCTAAGTCCCACCACAGAGCCAGATCCAACCTTAGACCTAAGTTACACCAAAGAGCCAGATCCAACCATAGATCTAAGTTCTACCACAGAGCCAGATCCAACCTTAGACCTAAGTTACACCACAGACCTAAGTTACACCAAAGAGCCAGATCCAACCATAGATCTAAGTCCCACCACAGAGCCAGATCCAACCTTAGACCTAAGTTACACCAAAGAGCCAGATCCAACCATAGATCTAAGTTCTACCACAGAGCCAGAGCCAACCTTAGATCTAAGTTACACCACAGACCTAAGTTCCACCAAAGAGCCAGATCCAACCTTAGATCTAAGTTCCACTACAGAGCCAGATCCAACTATAGACTTAAGTTCCACCAAAGAGCCAGGGCTCatattctcgaaatgtttgtAG